From a single Vibrio toranzoniae genomic region:
- the fliH gene encoding flagellar assembly protein FliH, with product MSGDRKRGFLRPEEDNTVAQPQKWGLPDYTSDVSQQAKETAFNYDPSWMPTVEKAIEDEELVLTEEQIELIKQGAYQEGLYQGQEAGFKQGYEKGKEEGLAAGHAEGSEAGKLEGVTAGQEYIQQQVAIFMGLANQFAQPLELMNAQVEKQLVDMVLTMVKEVVHVEVQTNPQIILDTVKESVESLPISGHAITLKLNPEDVAIIRSAYGETDLDCRNWTLVAEPALNRGDVQIEAGESSVNYRMEERVKNVLHSFCGANRHQGHE from the coding sequence ATGTCAGGTGATAGAAAACGCGGCTTCCTTCGCCCTGAAGAAGATAATACGGTAGCTCAACCTCAAAAATGGGGGCTGCCTGATTACACCTCTGATGTGAGTCAACAAGCCAAAGAAACGGCCTTTAATTACGATCCTAGTTGGATGCCGACGGTTGAAAAAGCCATCGAAGATGAAGAGTTGGTTCTGACGGAAGAGCAAATCGAACTGATCAAGCAGGGCGCTTATCAGGAAGGGCTTTACCAGGGGCAAGAGGCTGGCTTTAAGCAGGGCTACGAAAAAGGCAAAGAAGAAGGGCTTGCCGCAGGTCATGCAGAAGGCAGTGAAGCCGGTAAGCTTGAAGGCGTAACGGCAGGTCAGGAGTATATTCAACAGCAAGTTGCTATCTTTATGGGGCTCGCTAATCAGTTTGCCCAACCTTTAGAGCTAATGAACGCTCAGGTTGAGAAACAACTGGTAGACATGGTGCTGACCATGGTCAAAGAAGTGGTTCATGTTGAAGTACAAACCAACCCACAGATCATATTAGATACCGTGAAAGAATCGGTAGAGTCATTGCCTATTTCTGGTCACGCGATCACATTGAAGCTTAACCCTGAAGACGTCGCGATTATTCGTTCTGCGTATGGCGAAACGGATCTGGATTGCCGCAATTGGACGCTGGTGGCAGAGCCTGCACTTAATCGTGGTGACGTACAAATCGAAGCGGGTGAGTCGAGTGTTAACTACCGCATGGAAGAGCGTGTGAAGAACGTGCTTCACAGTTTCTGCGGCGCAAACCGTCACCAAGGCCATGAGTAA
- the fliG gene encoding flagellar motor switch protein FliG — translation MANEIVPQQTEGGEVLDVSSVDIGSISGDERAAILLLSLNEEDAAGIIRHLEPKQVQRVGSAMARAADLSQEKVGAVHRAFLDDIQKYTNIGMGSEDFMRNALVAALGEDKANNLVDQILLGTGSKGLDSLKWMDPRQVASIIINEHPQIQTIVLSYLDSDQSAEILSQFPERVRLDLMMRIANLEEVQPSALAELNEIMEKQFAGQAGAQAAKIGGLKAAAEIMNYMDNNVEGVLMDQIRDQDEDMATQIQDLMFVFENLIEVDDQGVQRLLRDVPQDVLQKALKGADDGLREKIFKNMSKRAADMMRDDIEAMPPVKVSDVEAAQKEILGIARKMADSGEIMLSGGADEFL, via the coding sequence ATGGCTAACGAAATAGTTCCACAACAAACGGAAGGCGGTGAAGTGCTTGATGTCTCTAGCGTGGATATCGGCTCTATCTCAGGCGATGAGCGCGCGGCGATCTTATTACTAAGTTTAAATGAAGAAGACGCTGCTGGTATTATTCGCCACCTTGAGCCTAAGCAGGTTCAACGTGTAGGTAGTGCGATGGCGCGAGCTGCGGATCTATCTCAAGAAAAAGTGGGTGCGGTTCACCGTGCATTCTTAGATGATATTCAGAAGTACACCAATATTGGTATGGGCAGTGAAGACTTTATGCGTAATGCGCTGGTGGCTGCTCTGGGTGAGGATAAGGCGAATAACCTTGTGGACCAAATACTTCTCGGCACTGGCTCGAAAGGGTTGGATTCGTTGAAGTGGATGGATCCTCGTCAGGTGGCGAGCATCATCATCAACGAACACCCTCAGATACAAACCATTGTGCTGTCGTACCTCGATTCTGACCAATCGGCAGAAATATTGTCTCAGTTCCCAGAGCGTGTTCGTCTGGACCTGATGATGCGTATTGCCAACCTTGAAGAAGTTCAACCTTCCGCTCTTGCTGAACTGAACGAAATCATGGAGAAACAGTTTGCGGGTCAAGCGGGTGCCCAAGCTGCCAAAATCGGTGGCCTGAAAGCTGCGGCTGAGATCATGAACTACATGGACAACAACGTTGAAGGTGTCTTGATGGATCAAATCCGTGACCAAGACGAAGACATGGCGACACAGATTCAAGATCTTATGTTTGTCTTTGAAAACCTTATTGAAGTTGATGATCAAGGTGTCCAGAGATTGCTGCGTGATGTCCCACAAGACGTTCTACAGAAAGCGCTTAAGGGCGCTGATGACGGTTTACGTGAGAAGATCTTTAAGAACATGTCGAAACGTGCAGCGGATATGATGAGAGACGATATTGAGGCGATGCCGCCAGTGAAAGTTTCTGACGTTGAAGCGGCTCAGAAAGAGATTTTGGGGATTGCGAGGAAAATGGCAGACAGTGGCGAGATTATGCTATCTGGTGGCGCCGACGAGTTCCTTTAA
- the fliF gene encoding flagellar basal-body MS-ring/collar protein FliF yields the protein MADNSQTTDLAVNDSNDHALIAGSELDGEGQNPDLGERSSSKFDMAVGDLDLLRQVVLVLSISICVALIVMLFFWVKEPEMRPLGAYETEELIPVLDYLDLQKIEYSLEGNTISVPASEYNSLKLNMVRAGLNQERNAGDDILMQDMGFGVSQRLEQERLKLSRERQLAKAIEQMKQVRKAQVLLALPKQSVFVRHNQEASASVFLTLKTGTNLKQQEVDSVVDMVASAVPGMKTSRITVTDQHGRLLSSGSQDPMSAARRKEHELERNQEQALREKIDSILIPILGFGNYTAQVDIQLDFSAVEQTRKRFDPNTPATRSEYTLEDYNNGNTVAGIPGALSNQPPADASIPQDVAQMKDGSLTGQGSVHKEATRNFELDTTISHERKQSGTVNRQTVSVAIKDRQSLNPDTGEVVHTPIPVSEINAIRQVLIGTVGFDETRGDLLNVLSMQFAPQVTDVVADVPIWEHPNFNDWVRWFASALVIIVVVLVLVRPAMKKLLNPAADNDEQMYGPDGMPIGADGETSLIGGDIEGGELFEFGSSIDLPNLHKDEDVLKAVRALVANEPELAAQVVKNWMVDG from the coding sequence GTGGCAGATAATAGTCAAACAACAGATTTAGCCGTAAACGACAGTAACGATCACGCACTTATTGCAGGTTCTGAGCTTGACGGAGAAGGGCAAAATCCCGATCTAGGTGAACGCAGTTCATCGAAATTCGATATGGCCGTGGGCGATCTCGATTTACTTCGTCAGGTTGTCTTAGTCCTTTCTATTTCTATTTGTGTAGCGCTTATTGTGATGCTTTTTTTCTGGGTAAAAGAGCCAGAAATGCGTCCATTAGGGGCTTACGAAACAGAAGAGTTGATCCCCGTTCTGGATTACTTAGACCTGCAAAAGATCGAGTACTCTCTTGAAGGCAACACTATCTCTGTTCCTGCCAGCGAGTACAACTCTCTGAAGTTGAATATGGTTCGAGCTGGTTTGAACCAAGAGCGAAACGCGGGTGATGACATTCTCATGCAAGACATGGGTTTTGGTGTGTCACAACGTTTGGAGCAAGAGCGCCTTAAATTAAGCCGTGAAAGACAGCTTGCGAAAGCCATTGAACAGATGAAACAGGTTCGTAAAGCACAGGTTTTACTGGCCTTGCCGAAGCAAAGTGTGTTCGTGCGTCACAATCAAGAAGCCTCTGCTTCTGTATTCCTAACCCTTAAAACGGGCACCAACCTTAAGCAACAAGAAGTGGATTCTGTTGTGGATATGGTGGCGAGTGCCGTTCCGGGCATGAAAACCTCACGTATTACCGTAACCGATCAGCATGGTCGACTTCTGAGTTCAGGCTCTCAAGACCCGATGTCAGCGGCGCGTCGTAAAGAACACGAATTAGAGCGTAACCAAGAGCAAGCGCTGCGTGAGAAAATTGACTCTATTCTGATTCCGATTCTTGGGTTTGGTAACTATACCGCGCAGGTTGATATTCAGCTCGATTTTAGTGCGGTGGAGCAAACGAGAAAACGTTTTGATCCAAATACCCCCGCGACTCGAAGTGAGTACACGCTAGAAGACTATAATAATGGCAATACGGTTGCCGGAATTCCTGGTGCTTTGAGTAATCAGCCACCTGCTGATGCCTCAATTCCGCAAGATGTTGCTCAAATGAAAGATGGTTCTTTGACGGGCCAAGGTTCGGTTCATAAAGAAGCGACCCGAAACTTCGAGTTAGACACAACCATTAGCCATGAACGTAAACAGAGTGGAACGGTTAACCGTCAGACAGTATCTGTCGCAATAAAAGACCGCCAATCATTGAATCCAGATACGGGTGAAGTGGTCCACACGCCAATCCCTGTAAGCGAGATCAACGCGATTCGTCAGGTTTTGATTGGCACTGTGGGTTTTGATGAAACCCGTGGCGATTTACTCAACGTATTAAGCATGCAGTTTGCACCTCAAGTAACCGATGTTGTTGCTGATGTCCCAATTTGGGAGCATCCAAACTTTAATGATTGGGTACGTTGGTTTGCAAGTGCGTTGGTCATCATTGTGGTGGTGTTGGTCCTTGTTCGTCCAGCAATGAAGAAACTGCTTAATCCTGCAGCGGACAACGATGAACAGATGTATGGTCCTGACGGTATGCCAATTGGTGCTGATGGCGAAACCAGCTTAATTGGTGGTGATATCGAAGGTGGCGAACTGTTTGAGTTTGGTTCAAGTATCGACTTACCAAACCTTCATAAAGACGAAGACGTGCTGAAAGCAGTACGTGCACTCGTAGCGAATGAACCAGAGCTAGCAGCTCAAGTAGTTAAAAATTGGATGGTAGATGGCTAA
- the fliE gene encoding flagellar hook-basal body complex protein FliE, with translation MKIDGLQGEMQAMMVEAASTRPAATGQAVGADFGNMLTQAINNVNSLQKTSGNLQARFDSGDQSVSLSDVMIARNKSSVAFEATIQIRNKLVESYKELMNMPV, from the coding sequence ATGAAAATAGATGGTTTACAAGGCGAAATGCAGGCAATGATGGTTGAAGCTGCTAGCACGCGTCCCGCAGCAACGGGGCAAGCGGTCGGTGCAGATTTTGGCAACATGCTTACGCAAGCCATCAATAATGTGAACTCATTACAAAAGACCTCAGGTAATCTTCAAGCACGTTTTGATAGTGGTGACCAAAGCGTGTCTCTATCCGATGTGATGATTGCTCGTAATAAATCTAGTGTGGCTTTTGAGGCGACGATCCAAATTAGAAATAAATTGGTCGAATCGTACAAAGAGCTGATGAATATGCCGGTATAA
- a CDS encoding sigma-54-dependent transcriptional regulator, which yields MAQSKVLIVEDDEGLREALVDTLALAGYEWLEADSAEDALVKLKSNSVDIVVSDVQMAGMGGLALLRNIKQHWPNLPVLLMTAYANIEDAVAAMKEGAIDYMAKPFAPEVLLNMVSRYAPVKSDDNGDAIVADEKSIKLMMLADKVAKTDANVMVLGPSGSGKEVMSRYIHNASSRKDGPFVAINCAAIPDNMLEATLFGYEKGAFTGAIQACPGKFEQAQGGTILLDEISEMDLSLQAKLLRVLQEREVERLGSRKSIKLDVRVLATSNRDLKQYVSEGNFREDLYYRLNVFPITWPALCERKGDIEPLAKHLIERHCTKLGMPVPALSEQAISKLVNYPWPGNVRELDNVIQRALILSEKEHISGEHILLEGVDWQDASGLQQIVEGNDVAAPEIKPISEANPINKVVASSEGLGNELRDQEYAIILETLIACNGRRKDMAEKLGISPRTLRYKLAKMRDAGIDIPN from the coding sequence ATGGCTCAAAGCAAAGTGTTAATCGTCGAAGATGATGAAGGTCTACGCGAAGCCCTTGTCGACACTCTCGCGCTTGCTGGTTATGAATGGCTGGAAGCGGATAGTGCGGAAGATGCTCTGGTAAAATTAAAATCCAACTCCGTTGATATTGTTGTATCTGACGTTCAAATGGCGGGCATGGGTGGTTTGGCACTATTGCGAAACATCAAGCAGCATTGGCCAAATTTACCGGTATTGTTGATGACTGCCTATGCCAACATCGAAGATGCAGTGGCGGCAATGAAAGAGGGCGCGATCGACTACATGGCGAAGCCATTTGCGCCAGAAGTATTGCTAAACATGGTGAGCCGCTACGCTCCTGTGAAGTCGGATGATAATGGCGATGCCATCGTTGCCGATGAAAAAAGCATCAAGTTAATGATGCTGGCTGATAAAGTAGCGAAAACTGACGCCAATGTCATGGTGTTGGGGCCTAGTGGTTCCGGTAAAGAGGTGATGTCTCGCTACATTCACAATGCTTCGAGTCGCAAGGATGGACCGTTTGTCGCGATTAACTGCGCTGCGATCCCCGATAATATGTTGGAAGCGACCCTGTTTGGTTATGAAAAAGGCGCTTTTACTGGCGCTATTCAGGCGTGTCCAGGTAAATTCGAACAGGCGCAAGGTGGCACTATTTTGTTGGATGAGATCAGTGAAATGGATCTTAGCCTTCAAGCGAAATTACTACGTGTATTGCAAGAACGTGAGGTTGAACGCCTAGGTAGCCGTAAGAGCATCAAATTAGATGTTCGTGTGTTGGCGACCAGTAACCGAGATCTTAAACAGTATGTTTCTGAAGGGAACTTCCGTGAAGATCTATACTACAGACTGAATGTTTTCCCAATTACTTGGCCAGCTCTGTGTGAACGTAAAGGCGATATTGAGCCGCTTGCGAAGCATTTGATTGAACGCCATTGCACTAAACTTGGAATGCCTGTTCCTGCTCTGTCTGAGCAAGCTATTAGTAAACTCGTCAATTATCCGTGGCCGGGAAATGTGCGTGAATTGGATAATGTAATACAGCGTGCGCTAATATTGAGTGAGAAAGAGCATATATCTGGTGAGCACATCCTTCTTGAAGGTGTTGATTGGCAAGATGCTAGTGGTCTACAACAAATTGTTGAAGGTAACGATGTTGCGGCGCCAGAAATTAAACCTATTTCCGAAGCAAACCCAATCAATAAAGTAGTAGCTAGCAGTGAAGGACTTGGCAATGAGCTTAGAGATCAAGAGTATGCAATAATTCTTGAAACCTTGATCGCGTGTAATGGTCGACGCAAAGATATGGCCGAAAAACTGGGCATTAGTCCTCGTACATTGCGCTATAAGTTGGCGAAAATGCGTGATGCTGGAATAGATATCCCAAACTGA
- a CDS encoding sensor histidine kinase — translation MHVSNEPENQSHLDSVEQQVERYKQVLDVMPAGVILLDTHGEVREANPEAHRILSVELVGEKWFSVIQSAFDPKDDDGHEISLKNGRKVRLAISASTTGQLILITDLTETRLLQSRVSDLQRLSSLGRMVASLAHQVRTPLSSAMLYASNLAAPNLPSATKTRFQSKLMDRLHDLEKQVNDMLLFAKGGDNKVVKPFTVAELINEFHPMVEAALKTNQIDYCQEVEGEETQMFGNANAIASALSNLVLNAVQIAGKESQIDVFFRPVNGELKISVQDSGPGVPKELQGKIMEPFFTTRSQGTGLGLAVVQMVCRAHEGRLELISEEGDGACFTMCLPLERSASTED, via the coding sequence ATGCACGTATCTAACGAACCAGAAAATCAGTCACACCTAGACTCTGTTGAGCAGCAAGTTGAGCGCTATAAACAAGTGCTCGATGTGATGCCCGCTGGTGTTATCTTGTTAGATACACATGGTGAAGTGAGAGAAGCTAACCCAGAAGCGCACCGTATTCTCAGTGTTGAGTTAGTTGGTGAGAAGTGGTTTTCGGTGATTCAAAGTGCCTTCGACCCAAAAGACGATGACGGTCATGAGATCTCATTAAAGAACGGACGAAAAGTGCGTTTAGCGATTTCTGCTTCTACGACAGGTCAACTTATCTTGATTACCGACCTGACTGAGACTCGTCTATTGCAATCTCGTGTGAGTGATCTCCAGCGCTTGTCGTCGTTAGGTCGAATGGTCGCTTCGCTGGCGCATCAGGTCCGTACGCCACTTTCTAGCGCGATGCTGTATGCATCCAACCTTGCCGCGCCAAACCTACCGTCGGCAACAAAGACGCGTTTTCAATCTAAGCTTATGGATAGGTTGCATGACTTAGAGAAGCAAGTTAATGATATGCTGTTGTTTGCTAAAGGGGGCGACAACAAAGTAGTTAAGCCATTTACTGTGGCTGAATTGATCAATGAATTCCACCCTATGGTTGAAGCGGCATTAAAAACCAACCAGATTGATTATTGCCAAGAAGTGGAAGGCGAAGAGACTCAAATGTTTGGTAACGCAAATGCGATCGCTTCGGCGTTAAGCAACTTGGTTTTGAATGCGGTTCAAATTGCTGGTAAGGAATCGCAGATTGATGTTTTTTTTAGACCGGTAAACGGTGAACTTAAGATATCAGTACAAGACAGTGGCCCCGGTGTACCCAAGGAGCTTCAAGGTAAAATTATGGAACCCTTCTTTACCACCCGTTCTCAAGGTACAGGTTTAGGCTTAGCGGTTGTACAAATGGTATGTCGAGCCCATGAAGGCCGGCTGGAATTGATCTCAGAAGAAGGTGATGGCGCATGTTTTACCATGTGCTTGCCACTTGAAAGAAGCGCTTCTACTGAAGACTAA